A genome region from Frankineae bacterium MT45 includes the following:
- a CDS encoding 3-hydroxyacyl-CoA dehydrogenase translates to MTDRTVGIIGAGLMGAGIAQESAVAGWDVVLRDVTDEALARGRAGIEKSLTRFAEKGRISSEDVEAALGRITTTTDLDAVGSVDIVVEAIFENVDVKRELFATLDGIVGEKTVLASNTSAIPITTIAAASARPEMVVGAHFFSPVPMMKLCELIRGYKTSDETLARTRAYAENIGKTCIVVNRDVAGFVTTRLITALANEAIKLVESGVASAEDVDIACQLGFGHAMGPLATTDLTGVDIMLHATNNIYADTKDSKFAAPELLQRMVIAGDLGRKSGKGFYQH, encoded by the coding sequence GTGACTGATCGGACAGTTGGCATCATCGGAGCCGGACTGATGGGGGCGGGAATCGCCCAGGAATCGGCCGTCGCCGGCTGGGACGTCGTGCTGCGTGACGTCACCGACGAGGCATTGGCCCGCGGACGGGCCGGTATCGAGAAGTCGCTGACTCGCTTCGCCGAGAAGGGCCGGATCAGCAGCGAGGATGTCGAGGCGGCGCTCGGTCGAATCACCACCACGACCGACCTCGACGCGGTCGGCAGCGTCGACATCGTCGTCGAGGCGATCTTCGAGAACGTCGACGTGAAGCGCGAGCTCTTCGCCACGCTCGACGGCATCGTCGGTGAGAAGACCGTGCTTGCCTCCAACACCAGCGCCATTCCGATCACGACCATCGCCGCGGCGTCCGCGCGCCCGGAAATGGTCGTCGGCGCCCACTTCTTCTCGCCGGTGCCGATGATGAAGCTCTGCGAGCTGATCCGGGGCTACAAGACCTCGGACGAGACGCTGGCCCGCACCCGGGCCTACGCCGAGAACATCGGCAAGACCTGCATCGTTGTGAACCGCGACGTCGCCGGGTTCGTGACGACCCGACTCATCACCGCGCTCGCCAACGAGGCGATCAAGCTGGTCGAGTCCGGGGTGGCGTCGGCCGAAGATGTCGACATCGCCTGCCAGCTCGGCTTCGGCCACGCGATGGGGCCGCTGGCCACCACCGACCTCACCGGCGTCGACATCATGCTGCACGCCACGAACAACATCTACGCCGACACCAAGGACAGCAAGTTCGCGGCGCCGGAGTTGCTGCAGCGGATGGTCATCGCGGGCGACCTGGGTCGCAAGAGCGGCAAGGGCTTCTACCAGCACTGA
- a CDS encoding UDP-N-acetylglucosamine 1-carboxyvinyltransferase (manually curated), producing MLRVTGGARLRGDVSVVGAKNSVLKLMAASLLAPGKTTLSNLPAISDVDIMNELLTRLGCEVVESSDGLVDSVLIDVPDDPSPEAPYELVRKIRGSICVLGPLLARTGRAKVALPGGDAIGSRPLDMHFAGLNRMGAEIHIEHGYIVAEAAQLHGAGIWLDFPSVGATENILTAAVLAKGTTVIDNAAREPEIVDLCHLLQSMGAQIGGVGSSTLEIEGVDALTPTTHRAVADRIVAGTWAIAAAATLGDVTVRGGVAAHLEIALDKLTRAGAQIDVQPDGFRVQMHQRPKSFDVVTLPYPGLATDLQPQAIALLSIAEGTSMITENLFEARFMFCDEIARMGADVRTDGHHAVVRGIQRLSGAPVRATDIRAGVGLVIAGLVAEGVTEIAEIHHIDRGYVRLEEQLQALGADVVRTESGVFGG from the coding sequence GTGCTACGGGTAACAGGCGGGGCCAGGCTGCGTGGAGACGTCTCCGTGGTGGGTGCCAAGAACAGCGTGCTGAAGCTGATGGCCGCATCCCTGCTGGCGCCGGGGAAGACGACGCTCTCGAACCTGCCGGCGATCTCCGACGTCGACATCATGAACGAACTCCTCACCCGGCTGGGGTGTGAGGTCGTCGAGAGCAGCGATGGCCTGGTCGACAGCGTCCTGATCGACGTCCCCGACGACCCGAGCCCGGAGGCGCCGTACGAGCTCGTGCGCAAGATCCGCGGCTCGATCTGCGTGCTGGGGCCGCTGCTGGCCCGCACCGGACGGGCCAAGGTAGCGCTGCCCGGCGGAGACGCCATCGGCTCCCGCCCGCTGGATATGCACTTCGCCGGCCTGAACCGGATGGGCGCCGAGATCCACATCGAGCACGGCTACATCGTGGCCGAGGCCGCTCAGTTGCACGGCGCGGGAATCTGGCTGGACTTTCCGAGCGTCGGGGCCACCGAGAACATCCTCACCGCGGCCGTGCTGGCCAAGGGCACGACGGTGATCGACAACGCCGCCCGCGAGCCGGAGATCGTCGATCTCTGTCACCTGCTGCAGTCGATGGGGGCCCAGATCGGGGGTGTCGGTTCGTCGACCCTCGAGATCGAGGGCGTCGACGCGCTAACCCCGACCACCCACCGGGCGGTGGCCGACCGCATCGTCGCCGGCACCTGGGCGATCGCCGCCGCGGCCACACTTGGCGACGTCACCGTGCGTGGTGGGGTGGCGGCGCACCTGGAGATCGCCCTCGACAAGCTGACCCGCGCCGGCGCTCAGATCGACGTCCAGCCTGACGGCTTCCGAGTGCAGATGCATCAGCGACCGAAGAGCTTCGACGTGGTAACCCTGCCGTACCCGGGGTTGGCCACCGACCTGCAGCCGCAGGCCATCGCGCTCCTCTCGATCGCCGAAGGAACCTCGATGATCACGGAGAACCTCTTCGAGGCCCGGTTCATGTTCTGCGACGAGATCGCCCGGATGGGGGCTGACGTCCGTACCGACGGCCACCACGCCGTGGTCCGCGGGATCCAGCGCCTCTCCGGTGCCCCGGTACGGGCCACCGACATCCGGGCCGGGGTCGGCCTGGTGATCGCCGGGCTGGTCGCCGAAGGGGTCACCGAGATTGCCGAGATCCACCACATCGACCGGGGTTATGTCCGGCTCGAGGAGCAGTTGCAGGCCCTCGGAGCCGACGTGGTGCGCACCGAGTCAGGCGTCTTCGGCGGCTGA
- a CDS encoding ATP:cob(I)alamin adenosyltransferase — protein sequence MSVHLTRIYTKTGDDGTTALGDMSRVRKTDPRVGAYADCDETNAVIGVALALGSPDEKIAAVLRQVQNDLFDVGADLCTPVVAEPKYAPLRVTGAYVERLEGWCDEFNENLAKLDSFILPGGTGAAALLHQARTVSRRAERSAWILYEADPEATNRVALLYLNRLSDLLFILARCANPSGDVKWKPGG from the coding sequence ATGTCCGTTCACCTCACTCGCATTTACACCAAGACCGGAGACGACGGCACGACGGCACTCGGCGATATGTCCCGTGTTCGCAAGACCGATCCGCGCGTCGGCGCCTACGCGGACTGCGATGAGACGAATGCGGTCATCGGCGTGGCGCTGGCCCTCGGCAGCCCCGACGAGAAGATCGCGGCGGTGCTGCGCCAGGTTCAGAACGACCTCTTCGACGTCGGCGCAGATCTCTGTACCCCGGTGGTCGCGGAGCCGAAGTACGCACCGCTGCGGGTGACCGGCGCCTACGTGGAGCGGCTGGAGGGGTGGTGCGACGAGTTCAACGAGAATCTCGCCAAACTGGACAGCTTCATCCTCCCCGGCGGAACGGGCGCTGCGGCCCTGCTGCATCAGGCCCGCACTGTGTCCCGGCGGGCCGAGCGCAGCGCCTGGATTCTCTACGAAGCGGACCCAGAAGCCACGAATCGCGTCGCGTTGCTCTACTTGAACCGGTTGTCGGATCTACTCTTCATCCTGGCGCGCTGCGCCAACCCGTCCGGTGACGTGAAGTGGAAGCCGGGCGGCTGA
- a CDS encoding F-type H+-transporting ATPase subunit epsilon codes for MPATMQVELVSVEQAIWSGEATMVVARTPDGEIGIMPGHSPLLGALVPGWVVRIARVDEPELRVAVHGGFLSVSSESVSVLAEMAEIAEDIDVERAKAALSRAEAEEGPDAEAARDRAQARLRAVGADTSSTAH; via the coding sequence ATGCCGGCCACCATGCAGGTGGAGCTGGTCTCCGTCGAACAGGCGATCTGGTCGGGCGAGGCGACGATGGTGGTCGCCCGCACGCCGGATGGCGAGATCGGCATCATGCCCGGTCACTCGCCACTGCTGGGCGCTCTGGTGCCCGGTTGGGTGGTCCGGATCGCCCGCGTCGACGAGCCCGAACTGCGCGTCGCCGTTCATGGTGGGTTCCTGTCGGTCAGCTCCGAGAGCGTCTCGGTGCTGGCCGAGATGGCCGAGATCGCCGAGGACATCGACGTCGAGCGGGCCAAGGCAGCGCTCAGTCGGGCTGAGGCCGAAGAGGGTCCGGATGCCGAGGCTGCGCGCGACCGGGCCCAGGCCCGGCTGCGAGCGGTAGGGGCCGACACCAGCAGCACCGCCCACTAG
- a CDS encoding ATP synthase F1 subcomplex beta subunit, with protein sequence MTTLFENDIADASEGGPSTGRVVRVIGPVVDVEFGRNSIPPLFNALHVDIELGELSKTMTLEVAQHIGDDMVRTIALQPTDGLVRGAVVTDTGSAISVPVGDITKGHVFNALGVPLDEAGKDLVFPERWSIHREPPPFDQLESKTEPMWTGIKVVDLLTPYVVGGKIGLFGGAGVGKTVLIQEMIYRVAENFGGVSVFAGVGERTREGNDLIAEMTDSGVLEKTALVFGQMDEPPGTRLRVALSALTMAEYFRDVQKQDVLLFIDNIFRFTQAGSEVSTLLGRMPSAVGYQPTLADEMGQLQERITSTRGHSITSMQAIYVPADDITDPAPHTAFAHLDATTVLSRPISEKGIYPAVDPLDSTSRILDAQYIGQEHYDVAQETKRILQRYNELQSIIAILGIDELSEEDKILVGRARRIERFLSQNTFVAKQFTGIEGSFVPIEETIDAFKRLAAGDYDSYPEQAFFMCGGIEDLERKAHELRNS encoded by the coding sequence ATGACGACTTTGTTCGAGAATGACATTGCCGACGCCAGCGAGGGTGGTCCCTCGACCGGCCGCGTAGTCCGGGTAATCGGCCCGGTCGTCGACGTCGAGTTCGGCCGTAACAGCATCCCGCCGCTGTTCAACGCGCTGCACGTCGACATCGAGCTGGGCGAACTCTCCAAGACGATGACGCTCGAGGTTGCCCAGCACATCGGCGACGACATGGTGCGCACGATCGCCCTGCAGCCGACCGACGGGCTCGTCCGCGGTGCGGTTGTCACCGACACCGGCAGCGCCATCTCGGTGCCGGTCGGCGACATCACCAAGGGACACGTCTTCAACGCTCTGGGCGTGCCGCTGGATGAGGCCGGCAAGGACCTGGTCTTCCCGGAGCGCTGGTCGATCCACCGTGAGCCGCCGCCGTTCGATCAGCTCGAGTCCAAGACCGAGCCGATGTGGACTGGCATCAAGGTCGTCGACCTGCTCACCCCGTACGTAGTCGGCGGAAAGATCGGCCTCTTCGGCGGTGCCGGCGTCGGCAAGACGGTGCTCATCCAGGAGATGATCTACCGGGTTGCCGAGAACTTCGGTGGCGTCTCGGTCTTCGCCGGGGTGGGGGAGCGCACCCGCGAGGGGAACGACCTCATCGCTGAGATGACTGACTCGGGCGTTCTGGAGAAGACCGCCCTGGTCTTCGGCCAGATGGACGAGCCGCCGGGCACGCGACTTCGCGTCGCCCTCTCGGCGCTGACCATGGCCGAGTACTTCCGTGACGTGCAGAAGCAGGACGTGCTCCTCTTCATCGACAACATCTTCCGCTTCACGCAGGCCGGTTCCGAGGTGTCGACGCTGCTCGGCCGCATGCCGTCCGCCGTCGGTTACCAGCCGACGCTGGCTGACGAGATGGGGCAGCTGCAGGAGCGGATCACCTCGACCCGCGGTCACTCGATCACCTCGATGCAGGCCATCTACGTCCCGGCCGATGACATCACCGACCCGGCTCCGCACACCGCATTCGCTCACCTCGACGCCACCACGGTGCTCTCCCGTCCGATTTCGGAGAAGGGCATCTACCCGGCCGTCGACCCGCTCGACTCGACCTCGCGCATCCTGGACGCCCAGTACATCGGCCAGGAGCACTACGACGTGGCGCAGGAGACGAAGCGAATCCTGCAGCGCTACAACGAACTGCAGTCGATCATCGCCATTCTCGGTATCGACGAACTCTCCGAAGAGGACAAGATCCTCGTCGGCCGGGCCCGTCGCATCGAGCGCTTCCTGTCGCAGAACACCTTCGTGGCCAAGCAGTTCACCGGCATCGAGGGCTCGTTCGTCCCGATCGAAGAGACGATCGACGCGTTCAAGCGGCTGGCCGCTGGTGACTACGACAGCTACCCGGAGCAGGCCTTCTTCATGTGCGGTGGCATCGAGGACCTCGAGCGCAAGGCGCACGAGCTGCGGAACTCCTGA
- a CDS encoding ATP synthase F1 subcomplex gamma subunit, with the protein MGAQLRVYRRQIKAVGSTKKITKAMELIAASRIAKAQARMKAARPYSYELTRALAALGKNASLKHPLLTGSENPRRAAILLITADRGLAGGYSSNAIRRANELADQLRSEGKEPVLYVIGRKAVTFYRFRQIPVEDAWTGFSEQPNFVNAREAAQTLVAALNATSEGSVDGSAGVDELYLVFTRFESMVTQTPVAEQLSPVAASDLGADEPKASNESDNSSGPKSAYDFEPEAEELLVTLLPRYISARIFAGLLESAASESASRRRAMKSASDNASDLIEMYTRLANQARQAEITQEISEIVGGADALAAAGSD; encoded by the coding sequence ATGGGAGCCCAGCTTCGGGTCTATCGCCGCCAGATAAAGGCGGTCGGGTCGACCAAGAAGATCACCAAGGCGATGGAGCTCATCGCCGCCTCGCGGATTGCGAAGGCGCAGGCGCGGATGAAGGCGGCGCGCCCGTACTCCTACGAGCTGACCCGTGCGCTGGCCGCGCTGGGGAAGAACGCCTCGCTGAAGCACCCGCTGCTCACCGGTAGCGAGAACCCGAGGCGCGCGGCGATCCTGCTGATCACCGCTGACCGCGGCCTGGCCGGCGGTTACAGCTCAAACGCCATCCGCCGCGCCAATGAGCTGGCTGATCAGTTGCGCAGCGAGGGCAAGGAGCCTGTCCTGTACGTCATCGGCCGCAAGGCCGTGACGTTCTACCGCTTCCGCCAGATTCCGGTCGAGGATGCCTGGACCGGATTCTCGGAGCAGCCGAACTTCGTGAACGCGCGGGAAGCCGCGCAGACCCTGGTCGCCGCACTCAACGCGACCAGCGAAGGTTCGGTGGACGGTAGCGCCGGGGTTGACGAGCTGTACCTGGTCTTCACCCGGTTCGAATCGATGGTGACCCAGACTCCGGTGGCCGAGCAGCTTTCGCCGGTCGCTGCCTCCGATCTCGGAGCCGACGAGCCGAAGGCGTCGAACGAGTCGGATAACTCGTCCGGACCGAAGTCGGCCTACGACTTCGAGCCCGAGGCCGAAGAACTTCTGGTTACCCTGCTGCCGCGCTACATCAGCGCCCGGATCTTCGCCGGGCTGCTGGAGTCGGCGGCCTCAGAGTCGGCTTCACGCCGGCGCGCGATGAAGTCCGCCTCCGACAACGCGTCGGACCTCATCGAGATGTACACCCGCCTGGCCAACCAAGCCCGTCAGGCTGAAATCACCCAAGAAATCTCTGAGATCGTCGGTGGAGCCGATGCTCTCGCCGCAGCAGGAAGCGACTAA
- a CDS encoding ATP synthase F1 subcomplex alpha subunit, with protein sequence MSELTISADEIRSAIESYVASYSPEASREEVGVVAETGDGIATVEGLPSAMTNELLEFEGGTLGIALNLDVRDIGVVILGDSAQIAEGQQVKRTGEILSVPVGDAYLGRVVNPLGQPIDGQGEIESTERRALELQAPTVVQRQEVREPLLTGIKAIDAMTAIGRGQRQLIIGDRQTGKTTVCVDAIINQRENWKTGDPKKQVRCIYVAIGQKGSTVAAVRSTLEEAGALEYTTIVAAPASDSAGFKYLAPYTGSAIGQHWMYQGKHVLIVFDDLTKQAEAYRAVSLLLRRPPGREAYPGDVFYLHSRLLERCAKLSDDLGGGSMTGLPVIETKGNDVSAYIPTNVISITDGQCFLETDLFNAGVRPAVNVGISVSRVGGAAQTKAMKSVAGRLRVDLAQYRELEAFAAFGSDLDKASQQQLSRGSRLVELLKQPASSPFSPEKEVVSIWAGTTGQLDDLEVSEVRPFEAALHEYIAHNKQEIFDNILNSGKLEDDTVRLLEAAATEVKSQFRAEQAVTPTLAK encoded by the coding sequence ATGAGCGAGCTGACGATCTCCGCGGATGAGATTCGTAGTGCGATCGAGAGCTACGTTGCCTCCTATTCGCCTGAAGCTTCACGCGAAGAGGTCGGCGTCGTGGCCGAAACCGGTGACGGTATCGCCACCGTCGAGGGTCTGCCGAGCGCGATGACCAACGAACTCCTCGAGTTCGAGGGCGGCACGCTGGGAATTGCGCTGAACCTCGATGTCCGCGACATCGGCGTCGTCATCCTCGGTGACAGCGCGCAGATCGCCGAAGGGCAGCAGGTAAAGCGCACCGGCGAGATTCTCTCGGTACCGGTCGGAGACGCCTACCTCGGCCGCGTCGTGAACCCGCTCGGCCAGCCGATCGACGGCCAGGGCGAGATCGAGTCCACCGAGCGTCGCGCGCTGGAACTGCAGGCGCCCACCGTCGTCCAGCGCCAGGAGGTCCGGGAGCCGCTGCTCACCGGCATCAAGGCGATCGACGCCATGACCGCCATCGGCCGTGGGCAGCGTCAGCTCATCATCGGTGACCGCCAGACCGGTAAGACCACGGTCTGCGTCGACGCCATCATCAACCAGCGCGAGAACTGGAAGACCGGCGACCCGAAGAAGCAGGTTCGCTGCATCTACGTCGCCATCGGCCAGAAGGGCTCGACCGTCGCTGCCGTCCGCTCGACGTTGGAGGAGGCCGGCGCACTGGAGTACACGACGATCGTCGCCGCTCCCGCCTCGGACTCGGCCGGTTTCAAGTACCTCGCCCCGTACACCGGCTCGGCCATCGGCCAGCACTGGATGTACCAGGGCAAGCACGTCCTCATCGTCTTCGATGACCTCACCAAGCAGGCTGAGGCCTACCGTGCCGTGTCGCTGCTGCTGCGCCGCCCGCCGGGCCGCGAGGCCTACCCGGGCGACGTCTTCTACTTGCACTCCCGGCTGCTCGAGCGCTGCGCCAAGCTCTCCGACGACCTCGGCGGCGGCTCGATGACGGGCCTTCCGGTCATCGAGACCAAGGGCAACGACGTGTCGGCCTACATCCCGACGAACGTCATCTCGATCACCGACGGGCAGTGCTTCCTGGAGACCGACCTCTTCAACGCCGGTGTCCGTCCGGCCGTCAACGTCGGTATCTCCGTCTCCCGAGTCGGTGGAGCCGCGCAGACCAAGGCGATGAAGTCGGTCGCCGGTCGACTGCGCGTCGACCTGGCCCAGTACCGCGAGCTCGAGGCGTTCGCTGCCTTCGGATCGGACCTGGACAAGGCCAGCCAGCAGCAGCTCAGCCGCGGTTCGCGTCTGGTGGAGCTGCTGAAGCAGCCGGCCTCGTCGCCGTTCTCGCCGGAGAAGGAGGTCGTCTCGATCTGGGCCGGCACCACCGGTCAGCTCGATGACCTCGAGGTCTCTGAGGTTCGTCCGTTCGAAGCTGCGCTGCACGAGTACATCGCGCACAACAAGCAGGAGATCTTCGACAACATCCTCAACTCAGGCAAGCTCGAAGACGACACCGTCCGCCTGCTGGAAGCAGCTGCGACCGAGGTCAAGAGCCAGTTCCGGGCCGAGCAGGCCGTAACCCCGACGCTGGCGAAGTAG
- a CDS encoding F-type H+-transporting ATPase subunit delta — protein sequence MIQAASRAALSDLRRQFDVIAGSASAEELIALSGELHSIGNLLAGQPQLRRALGDASTVAETRSDLISSLLGLQVTGRANDVARAAVALRWSSPWDLADAVELLADEALLSAAEKQGALGEVEDELFRFERILDSEGALTTLFDDATATVGRRSDLLRSVLGGKVSPITLQLLEHAIGTTRKRSIVLAIDDLLESAARRQDRSIARVTSAVPLAETQRTQLAQTLSGIYGKQISLRVAIDPSIRGGLIIKVGDEVIDGSVAHRLTAARAALAS from the coding sequence ATGATTCAGGCCGCCAGTCGCGCCGCGCTGAGCGATCTGCGTCGTCAATTCGACGTGATCGCCGGCTCGGCATCGGCCGAGGAGCTCATCGCCCTCTCCGGCGAGCTGCACTCGATCGGCAATCTTCTCGCCGGTCAGCCGCAGCTGCGTCGCGCACTGGGAGATGCCTCCACCGTCGCCGAGACCCGCAGTGACCTGATCTCCAGCCTGCTGGGCCTGCAGGTCACCGGGCGGGCCAACGACGTTGCCCGTGCCGCGGTCGCGCTGCGCTGGTCCTCACCGTGGGACCTCGCCGACGCGGTCGAACTGCTGGCTGACGAGGCGCTGCTGAGCGCCGCCGAGAAGCAGGGCGCCCTTGGCGAGGTCGAGGATGAACTCTTCCGCTTCGAGCGGATTCTCGACTCGGAAGGCGCGCTGACCACGCTCTTCGACGACGCCACGGCCACCGTTGGCCGCCGCTCAGATCTGCTTCGCAGCGTGCTTGGAGGCAAGGTCTCGCCGATCACCCTCCAATTGCTGGAGCACGCGATTGGTACGACCCGCAAGCGCAGCATCGTGCTGGCGATCGACGACCTCCTCGAATCGGCCGCCCGCCGTCAGGACCGCTCCATCGCCCGGGTCACCTCGGCCGTCCCGCTCGCCGAGACGCAGCGGACGCAGTTGGCCCAGACCCTGAGTGGGATCTATGGCAAGCAGATTTCGCTGCGTGTGGCGATCGACCCGTCGATTCGCGGCGGGCTGATCATCAAGGTCGGCGACGAGGTTATCGACGGAAGCGTCGCGCACAGACTCACCGCCGCTCGCGCGGCGCTCGCGAGCTAG
- a CDS encoding ATP synthase F0 subcomplex B subunit: MRLSFAAGEADINPLVPTLSEIILVLVIFGLLWFIIAKYVVPRFEETFALRRDEIEGGIARAEQAQAEAQRMLEQYQHQLAEARAEAAQIRDGARAEAQRIVEDLRTQAQEESARIVARGEEQLAAQRGQVVRELRSEIGTLAVELSEKIVDQRLADDAQVRATVDAFLADLQSSEPAAGSTGTSA, encoded by the coding sequence ATGAGACTGTCGTTCGCCGCAGGTGAGGCCGACATCAACCCACTTGTTCCGACGCTGTCGGAGATCATCCTCGTTCTCGTCATCTTCGGACTTCTGTGGTTCATCATCGCGAAGTACGTCGTGCCGCGTTTCGAGGAGACCTTCGCGCTCCGTCGCGACGAGATCGAGGGCGGCATCGCTCGGGCCGAGCAGGCCCAGGCCGAGGCGCAGCGAATGCTGGAGCAGTACCAGCACCAGCTCGCTGAAGCGCGGGCCGAGGCGGCTCAGATCCGTGACGGCGCTCGGGCCGAGGCTCAGCGCATCGTGGAGGACCTGCGGACGCAGGCTCAGGAAGAGTCGGCACGCATCGTCGCCCGCGGTGAGGAGCAGTTGGCTGCTCAGCGCGGACAGGTCGTGCGCGAGCTTCGTTCCGAGATCGGCACGCTGGCCGTGGAGCTCTCGGAGAAGATCGTCGACCAGCGACTCGCCGACGACGCTCAGGTGCGGGCCACTGTAGATGCGTTCCTGGCCGACCTGCAGAGCAGTGAGCCGGCGGCTGGAAGCACGGGAACGAGCGCATGA
- a CDS encoding ATP synthase F0 subcomplex C subunit yields MAGSLNMIGYGLAAIGPGVGIGLIFAAYINGTARQPEMQSRLQPIAILGFALAEALAIIGIALAFVLK; encoded by the coding sequence ATGGCTGGCTCGCTCAACATGATCGGTTACGGACTCGCGGCAATCGGCCCGGGTGTCGGAATCGGTCTCATCTTCGCGGCGTACATCAACGGCACCGCACGGCAGCCGGAGATGCAGAGTCGCCTGCAGCCGATCGCCATTCTTGGCTTCGCTCTCGCTGAGGCTCTCGCCATCATCGGTATCGCCCTCGCCTTCGTTCTCAAGTAG
- a CDS encoding ATP synthase F0 subcomplex A subunit, giving the protein MTQGSAYAEGFNAPGPADFDLNDIFNGHQVLLTKASLMLVLGAVLVVAAFLYATRREAVVPSKAQFMGEQAYNFVRNGIAQDSIGNRDFMKYVPFLVSLFFFIMVNNLFGLIPFLQFSPFSRAGFAYGLAALVWITYNAVGIGRHGFFGYLKLQTVPSGVPAWILPLLIPLEFFSNILVRPVTLALRLFANMFAGHLLLLLFATGGEYLLIHATGSIVLKPAGVLAFVLGIAVGFLELIVALLQAYVFTLLTAQYIGGALADSH; this is encoded by the coding sequence GTGACGCAAGGAAGCGCCTACGCCGAAGGCTTTAACGCCCCGGGGCCGGCCGACTTCGACCTGAACGACATCTTCAACGGGCATCAGGTGCTTCTGACCAAGGCATCCCTGATGCTCGTGCTCGGTGCCGTTCTGGTCGTCGCTGCATTTTTGTATGCCACCCGCCGCGAGGCCGTCGTGCCGTCGAAGGCGCAGTTCATGGGTGAGCAGGCCTACAACTTCGTGCGCAACGGCATTGCCCAGGACAGCATCGGCAACCGCGACTTCATGAAGTACGTGCCATTCCTGGTCTCGCTCTTCTTCTTCATCATGGTCAACAACCTGTTCGGCCTGATCCCCTTCTTGCAGTTCTCGCCGTTCTCCCGCGCCGGGTTCGCCTACGGCTTGGCCGCGCTGGTCTGGATCACCTACAACGCAGTGGGCATCGGCCGCCATGGCTTCTTCGGCTACCTCAAGCTGCAGACCGTCCCGAGCGGCGTTCCGGCCTGGATCCTGCCGCTGCTGATCCCGCTCGAGTTCTTCTCGAACATCCTGGTTCGCCCGGTGACCCTCGCGCTGCGACTCTTCGCCAACATGTTCGCCGGCCACTTGCTGCTGCTGCTCTTCGCCACCGGTGGCGAGTACCTGCTCATCCACGCGACCGGCTCGATCGTCCTGAAGCCGGCCGGTGTGCTGGCCTTCGTCCTCGGCATCGCGGTCGGGTTCCTCGAACTCATCGTCGCCCTGCTGCAGGCCTACGTCTTCACCCTGCTGACCGCCCAGTACATCGGCGGCGCGCTCGCTGACTCGCACTAA